Proteins encoded by one window of Halobacteriovorax sp. GB3:
- a CDS encoding tetratricopeptide repeat protein: MMKISDIPYNMNYSMLENLREEADDIGEMNKGILFILEKAKEQSHQIDRASLLSLAGTYQRITWQLEESEKSLKEAYQIFKDNRVLLSLVVSTLRLGSVYHWMGKFGKAEKLFTKALDICSKSTDEGVRYYLSFAYQHLGKCKFDQHLHNEAEKYFLRSLDLRILLGDMDLIESTRQALKVNQQKLSRLP; encoded by the coding sequence ATGATGAAGATATCTGATATTCCCTACAATATGAATTATAGTATGCTCGAAAACCTCAGAGAAGAAGCGGATGATATAGGGGAGATGAATAAGGGGATTCTCTTTATTTTAGAAAAGGCGAAAGAGCAAAGTCATCAAATCGATCGCGCGTCTCTTCTGTCTTTGGCCGGAACTTATCAGCGAATTACTTGGCAGTTAGAAGAGTCGGAAAAGAGCTTAAAAGAAGCTTATCAAATCTTTAAAGATAATAGAGTTCTTCTCTCTCTTGTGGTTTCAACTCTTCGTCTTGGAAGTGTATATCATTGGATGGGAAAATTTGGTAAAGCGGAAAAACTTTTTACAAAGGCGTTAGATATCTGCTCAAAGAGCACTGATGAAGGTGTTCGTTATTATCTAAGTTTTGCTTACCAACACCTTGGTAAATGTAAATTTGATCAGCATCTTCATAACGAGGCAGAGAAGTACTTTCTAAGGTCACTCGATCTTCGCATTCTACTTGGAGATATGGACTTAATTGAAAGTACACGTCAGGCCCTTAAGGTGAATCAGCAGAAGCTTTCAAGGCTTCCTTAG
- the pyrD gene encoding dihydroorotate dehydrogenase (quinone) encodes MNFAYQLFKKMAFSMDAEKAHTLSLNLLAHYPHLLSFVQGELDSEVSKFELQVGRNRWKFPVGLAAGLDKNGEAIDFFSRIFFGAVEVGTVTPLAQAGNERPRLFRYIEEESLRNCMGFNNEGADVLFDNVMGANRNKRPLGINLGKNKLTPDKEAPRDYQKLYRKFAGLADYLVVNVSSPNTPGLRDLQKASELEEIFKALEDLRKEQDCPLYLKIAPDINTEDLPSIIEVVKKYKLEGLMATNTTIMPERGIGGVSGKLLYEKAHHVRSLCLDHLKETPEVEFIGIGGFSHFDQMWEYWKNGGRALQIYSAFIFQGPSLLKEIARELEIKMSYYGVSNFEDLLKEIQSP; translated from the coding sequence ATGAACTTTGCCTACCAACTTTTCAAAAAAATGGCCTTTTCTATGGATGCAGAAAAGGCGCATACTCTCTCTCTTAATCTCTTGGCCCATTATCCTCATTTGCTTTCTTTTGTTCAGGGCGAACTAGATAGTGAGGTTTCTAAGTTTGAACTTCAAGTCGGTCGCAATCGCTGGAAATTTCCTGTGGGTCTTGCTGCGGGCCTAGATAAAAATGGAGAGGCCATTGATTTTTTCTCTCGTATATTTTTCGGTGCAGTTGAAGTTGGGACGGTAACACCACTTGCTCAAGCTGGAAATGAAAGGCCAAGGCTTTTTCGCTATATTGAAGAGGAGTCTCTTCGAAATTGTATGGGCTTTAATAATGAAGGGGCCGATGTCCTATTTGATAATGTGATGGGAGCAAATCGTAATAAAAGACCATTAGGAATTAATCTTGGCAAGAATAAGCTAACTCCAGACAAAGAAGCACCACGAGATTATCAAAAGCTTTATCGAAAATTTGCTGGGCTTGCTGATTATTTAGTCGTCAATGTTTCTTCGCCCAACACTCCAGGACTTCGCGATTTACAAAAGGCCAGTGAACTTGAAGAAATTTTTAAGGCATTAGAAGATCTAAGAAAAGAACAAGACTGTCCCTTATATTTAAAAATTGCTCCAGATATTAATACTGAAGATCTTCCTTCTATTATTGAAGTTGTAAAGAAATATAAACTCGAAGGACTGATGGCCACAAATACAACGATTATGCCTGAGAGGGGAATTGGTGGCGTCTCAGGAAAGCTACTTTATGAAAAGGCCCATCACGTTCGTTCCCTATGCTTGGATCATTTAAAAGAAACACCAGAAGTCGAGTTCATTGGTATAGGTGGCTTTTCTCATTTTGATCAAATGTGGGAGTACTGGAAAAACGGGGGGCGTGCACTTCAAATTTATTCGGCCTTTATTTTTCAAGGACCTTCTCTTTTAAAAGAGATCGCGCGAGAGCTTGAAATTAAAATGTCCTACTATGGTGTTTCTAATTTTGAAGATTTATTGAAAGAGATTCAATCACCATGA